In a genomic window of Zingiber officinale cultivar Zhangliang chromosome 9B, Zo_v1.1, whole genome shotgun sequence:
- the LOC122024321 gene encoding sugar transport protein MST3-like has translation MAAGAFLNSGSGKDYPGNLTLFVFVTCVVAATGGLIFGYDIGISGGVTSMDSFLRKFFPEVYRKEHADRSTNEYCRFDSQLLQTFTSSLYLAALVASFFASLVTRAFGRKWSMLGGGVTFLFGAALNGAAQNVAMLIFGRILLGIGVGFANQSVPVYLSEMAPARLRGMLNIGFQLMITIGILAASLINYGTAKIKGGWGWRVSLALAAVPAAIITVGSIFLPDTPNSLLERGFPEEAQRMLRRIRGTDDVGAEYADLVAASEESKLVEHPWANIFQRKYRPQLTMALLIPFFQQLTGINVIMFYAPVLFRTLGFGRNGSLMSAVITGLVNVFATLVSVFTVDRLGRRKLFIEGGTQMIISQIVVGTLIAVKFGTSGEGDLSKGYAAVVVLFICIYVAGFAWSWGPLGWLVPSEIFPLEIRPAGQSINVSVNMLFTFAIAQAFLTMLCHMKFGLFYFFAGWVVIMTIFVYLFLPETKNVPIEEMVLVWRAHWFWGRFIEGAPTQNGGRLPKDPNSNVEMNPPAPQRQKQGSNFTLNLGISL, from the exons ATGGCCGCCGGCGCCTTCCTCAACTCCGGGTCCGGCAAGGACTATCCCGGCAACCTCACGCTCTTCGTCTTCGTCACCTGCGTCGTGGCCGCCACCGGCGGCCTCATCTTCGGCTACGACATCGGCATCTCCG GGGGAGTGACGTCGATGGACTCGTTCCTGAGGAAGTTCTTCCCGGAGGTGTACCGGAAGGAGCATGCGGACAGGAGCACGAACGAGTACTGCCGGTTCGACAGCCAATTGCTGCAGACCTTCACGTCGTCGCTCTACCTCGCCGCCCTCGTCGCCTCCTTCTTCGCCTCCCTGGTCACCAGGGCCTTCGGGCGCAAATGGTCCATGCTCGGCGGCGGCGTCACCTTCCTCTTCGGCGCCGCCCTCAACGGCGCCGCCCAGAACGTCGCCATGCTCATCTTCGGCCGTATCCTGCTCGGCATCGGCGTCGGATTCGCCAATCAG TCCGTGCCGGTGTACTTGTCGGAGATGGCGCCGGCGAGACTTCGCGGCATGCTGAACATCGGCTTCCAGCTGATGATCACCATCGGCATCCTGGCGGCGAGCCTCATCAACTATGGCACGGCGAAGATCAAGGGCGGATGGGGATGGCGCGTCAGCCTCGCGCTCGCCGCCGTCCCCGCCGCCATCATCACCGTCGGGTCCATCTTCCTTCCCGACACGCCCAACTCCCTCCTGGAACGCGGATTCCCCGAGGAAGCCCAGCGCATGCTCCGCCGCATCCGCGGCACCGACGACGTGGGCGCGGAGTACGCCGACCTGGTGGCGGCCAGCGAGGAGTCGAAGCTGGTGGAGCATCCGTGGGCCAACATCTTCCAGCGCAAGTACCGCCCCCAGCTGACCATGGCTCTCCTGATCCCCTTCTTCCAGCAGCTCACCGGAATCAACGTCATCATGTTTTACGCCCCCGTCCTGTTCCGCACCCTCGGCTTCGGCCGCAACGGCTCCCTCATGTCCGCCGTCATCACCGGCCTGGTCAACGTCTTCGCCACCTTGGTCTCCGTCTTCACCGTCGACCGCCTCGGCCGGCGCAAGCTGTTCATCGAGGGAGGCACCCAGATGATCATCAGCCAGATCGTAGTGGGGACGTTGATCGCCGTCAAATTCGGGACGAGCGGCGAGGGGGACCTGTCCAAGGGGTACGCCGCCGTGGTGGTGCTGTTCATCTGCATCTACGTGGCCGGTTTCGCGTGGTCGTGGGGGCCGCTGGGGTGGCTGGTCCCCAGCGAGATCTTCCCGCTGGAGATCCGGCCGGCGGGGCAGAGCATCAACGTGTCCGTCAACATGCTCTTCACCTTCGCCATCGCGCAAGCCTTCCTCACCATGCTCTGCCACATGAAGTTCGGCCTCTTCTACTTCTTCGCCGGCTGGGTCGTGATCATGACCATCTTCGTCTACCTCTTCCTGCCGGAGACCAAGAACGTGCCGATCGAGGAGATGGTGCTCGTCTGGAGGGCCCACTGGTTCTGGGGCAGGTTCATCGAAGGCGCCCCTACGCAGAACGGCGGCCGCCTCCCCAAGGACCCCAACAGCAACGTCGAGATGAACCCGCCGGCGCCGCAAAGGCAAAAGCAGGGCAGCAATTTCACGTTGAATTTGGGAATTAGCCTGTGA